One part of the Rutidosis leptorrhynchoides isolate AG116_Rl617_1_P2 chromosome 1, CSIRO_AGI_Rlap_v1, whole genome shotgun sequence genome encodes these proteins:
- the LOC139874601 gene encoding pectinesterase 2-like, whose protein sequence is MKINIFLATFVASIMLSRVYGYTKSEITSWCSQTPHPQPCEHFMSANPNYGSIKQKPDFVKALLKVTLERAEHAGSHALTLGPKCRNKYEKAAWADCLELYENTIHYINKTVDSYQKRSQVDLQTWLSTALTNQETCRAGFQELGVTDYVFPLMNNNVSSLISNTLAMNKDGNSSFGAQSPQKSGFPSWVKPGDRKLLQSSNPQANVVVAQDGSGNFKTIGAAITAAGKRSGTGRYVIHVKAGVYKENVVIGTKLKNIMLLGDGIGKTIITGSKSVGGGSTTFNSATLAVVGDGFIGQGITIRNTAGPQNHQAVAVRNGADLSVFYQCSFEGYQDTLYVHSNRQFYRNCDIYGTVDFIFGNAAVVIQNCNIYARDPPNKTNTLTAQGRTDQNQNTGISIHNCRVAAASDLTGVSGVKTYLGRPWKQYSRTVFMKTSLDSLIGPAGWMPWSGNFALDTLYYGEYMNTGSGSSTAKRVNWKGYHVITSSTEAAKFTVGNFIAGGSWLPGTNIPFTSGL, encoded by the exons ATGAAAATCAACATATTTTTAGCAACTTTTGTTGCAAGTATTATGCTTTCTAGGGTGTACGGATACACAAAATCCGAGATTACGTCTTGGTGTAGCCAAACACCCCACCCACAACCATGTGAGCACTTCATGAGTGCTAACCCAAACTATGGCTCAATAAAACAAAAACCGGATTTTGTAAAAGCTTTATTAAAAGTAACGTTGGAGCGTGCTGAACATGCAGGTTCACACGCTCTAACGCTTGGCCCAAAATGTCGTAACAAGTATGAAAAGGCGGCTTGGGCGGATTGTTTAGAACTTTATgagaacacaattcattacatcaacAAGACTGTTGATTCCTACCAAAAACGTAGTCAGGTCGATTTGCAGACCTGGCTCAGCACAGCTCTCACGAATCAAGAGACATGCAGGGCTGGATTTCAAGAGCTAGGTGTTACCGATTACGTATTTCCATTGATGAACAATAACGTATCGTCTTTGATTAGCAACACATTAGCAATGAACAAAGATGGAAATTCATCGTTCGGTGCACAAAGTCCTCAAAAATCTGGGTTTCCTAGTTGGGTGAAGCCTGGTGACCGAAAGCTTTTGCAATCATCAAATCCTCAGGCTAATGTTGTGGTGGCTCAAGATGGTTCGGGTAACTTCAAGACGATTGGTGCCGCTATAACTGCTGCAGGAAAGAGGTCTGGAACCGGACGGTACGTGATTCATGTGAAGGCGGGTGTTTACAAGGAGAATGTTGTAATTGGTACAAAACTAAAGAACATAATGTTACTAGGAGATGGTATTGGTAAAACAATCATAACTGGTAGCAAAAGTGTTGGAGGAGGCAGTACTACCTTCAATTCAGCTACTCTTG CTGTGGTTGGAGATGGATTTATCGGCCAAGGTATCACCATCAGAAACACCGCGGGCCCACAAAACCATCAAGCAGTGGCAGTCCGCAACGGCGCCGATCTTTCAGTGTTCTACCAATGCAGCTTCGAAGGATACCAAGACACATTATACGTCCACTCAAACCGTCAATTTTATCGTAACTGTGACATCTACGGGACAGTTGATTTCATCTTTGGAAACGCAGCAGTAGTTATCCAAAACTGCAACATTTACGCTCGTGATCCACCAAACAAGACCAACACTTTGACAGCTCAAGGCCGAACCGATCAAAATCAAAACACGGGTATCTCAATTCACAATTGTCGGGTCGCTGCAGCCTCTGACCTAACAGGTGTGTCCGGTGTTAAAACGTACCTTGGTAGACCATGGAAGCAGTACTCGAGGACGGTCTTTATGAAAACGAGCCTCGATAGCTTGATCGGTCCTGCAGGGTGGATGCCATGGAGTGGAAATTTCGCGCTTGATACGTTGTATTATGGAGAGTATATGAATACCGGATCGGGTTCATCAACTGCGAAAAGGGTGAACTGGAAAGGTTATCATGTAATCACTAGTAGTACCGAGGCGGCGAAGTTTACTGTTGGGAACTTTATAGCTGGTGGTTCTTGGTTGCCGGGGACCAATATTCCATTCACTTCTGGTTTGTAA